Proteins encoded by one window of Massilia sp. NR 4-1:
- a CDS encoding translation initiation factor Sui1 codes for MQRNSSGGLVYSTEVGRTCPTCRQAIAACTCKTQSAIIGDGQVRVSRQTKGRGGKTVTLVKGLALDPLALAQLGKQLRGACGSGGTVKDGVIEIQGDHCDLVMATLSKLGHSPQRSGN; via the coding sequence ATGCAACGTAATTCCAGCGGCGGCCTTGTCTACTCCACCGAAGTCGGCCGCACCTGTCCCACCTGCCGCCAGGCAATTGCCGCCTGCACCTGTAAAACCCAGAGCGCCATCATCGGCGACGGCCAGGTCCGCGTTTCGCGCCAGACCAAGGGCCGCGGCGGCAAGACCGTCACGCTGGTCAAAGGCCTTGCCCTCGACCCGCTCGCGCTGGCCCAGCTCGGCAAGCAGCTGCGCGGCGCCTGCGGCTCGGGCGGCACGGTCAAGGATGGCGTCATCGAAATTCAAGGCGACCATTGCGATCTCGTGATGGCCACGCTTAGCAAACTCGGCCACAGCCCGCAACGTAGCGGCAACTGA
- the purL gene encoding phosphoribosylformylglycinamidine synthase — protein sequence MLILPGSNALSAFRSQRLLTQLQAVLPAISSVQARYVHFVDAANPLSTDDTNRLNGLLTYGEPALPEHAEGHVEEFFVIPRFGTISPWASKATDIVHNCGMAHIHRVERGVAYRVNLKAGILGSSIGAAKKLAPEEAQAVAALLHDRMTESVLRHPGQAADLFRSLEAKPLESIDVLGAGRMALEKANTDLGLAMSEDEIDYLLDAFTTAKRNPTDVELMMFAQANSEHCRHKIFNADWTIDGVAQDLSLFKMIKNTHQLQPKGTVVAYSDNSSIMEGAEVTRFYPRGAGHEYGASTELVHTLMKVETHNHPTAISPFPGASTGAGGEIRDEGATGRGAKPKAGLTGFTVSNLMLPEAVQAWENAANVTAPVGKRDESTVYGKPDRIASPLQIMIEGPLGGAAFSNEFGRPVLGGYFRTYEQNIGKQFAGAHDTVFGYHKPIMIAGGIGNISAKHTHKNDIPVGSLLVQLGGPGMRIGMGGSAASSMATGTNTADLDFDSVQRGNPEMERRAQEVINGCWQLADANPIISIHDVGAGGLSNAFPEITNDAKRGAIFDLRKVPLEESGMAPKEIWSNESQERYVLAIAPQDLPQFQALCERERCPFAVVGVATEERQLKLVDHELGNSPVDMPMDVLLGKPPKMQRDVHHVKNDFPAIDLTGLELDEAAKRVLLLPTVGDKSFLITIGDRSVGAMSVRDQMVGPWQVPVADCAVTAMSYEGYVGEAMAMGERTPLAVIDAPASGRMAVGETITNLAAAPIEDISCIKLSANWMAACGQPGQDAALFDTVKAVGMDLCPALGISIPVGKDSLSMRTTWKDEGEDKAVVSPVSLIVSGFSPVYDVRKSLTPQIRTDLGETAIILIDLGRGKNRMGASALAQVIGQLGNDVPDVDSAEDLKAFFAAIQQLNKDGKLLAYHDRSDGGLYATLTEMAFAGRAGLSINLDMLTLEGEHAADWGDAKNWAGQVAERRNELTLRALFSEELGAVIQVRAEEKSQVMDVLRSFNLGACSHIIGKPNERGVIEFTRDAKTIYSQPRSALHRLWSETSWRISRLRENPACADQEYDRLLDESDPGITPKITFDLNEDVAAPFLASGVRPRVAILREQGVNSHIETAWVMHQAGFAAVDVHMSDLIAGRVKLDDFQGIIAVGGFSYGDVLGAGEGWAKSILFNPALAEQFARFFQRPDSFGLGVCNGCQMMSNLKSIIPGAHAWPKFTTNKSEKFEARFSMVEVLDSPSIFFQGMAGTQSAIAIAHGEGYADFSQTGNIGEAIGALRFIDNKGAATDAYPYNPNGSPQGLTSVTTADGRFTVMMPHAERVFRTVQQSWHPDSWGEHSPWMRMFRNARKFVG from the coding sequence ATGTTGATTCTGCCGGGCTCCAACGCCCTGTCCGCATTTCGTAGCCAACGTCTTTTAACCCAACTCCAAGCAGTATTGCCCGCGATTTCGTCGGTGCAGGCCCGCTATGTCCACTTTGTGGATGCCGCGAACCCGCTCAGCACCGACGACACCAATCGCCTCAACGGCCTGCTGACCTACGGCGAACCGGCCCTGCCGGAACATGCCGAAGGCCATGTCGAAGAGTTCTTCGTCATTCCCCGCTTCGGCACCATCTCCCCCTGGGCTTCCAAAGCCACCGACATCGTTCACAACTGCGGCATGGCCCACATCCACCGCGTCGAGCGCGGCGTGGCCTATCGCGTGAACCTGAAGGCCGGCATCCTGGGCAGCAGCATCGGCGCCGCCAAGAAGCTGGCGCCGGAAGAAGCGCAAGCCGTGGCAGCCCTGCTGCACGACCGCATGACCGAATCGGTGCTGCGCCATCCCGGCCAGGCGGCCGATCTGTTCCGCAGCCTGGAAGCCAAGCCGCTGGAATCGATCGATGTGCTGGGCGCGGGCCGCATGGCGCTGGAAAAGGCCAATACGGACCTGGGCTTGGCCATGTCGGAAGATGAAATCGATTATCTGCTGGACGCCTTCACCACGGCCAAGCGCAATCCGACCGACGTGGAGCTGATGATGTTCGCCCAGGCGAACAGCGAGCATTGCCGCCACAAGATCTTCAACGCCGACTGGACCATCGACGGCGTGGCGCAGGATCTGTCCCTGTTCAAGATGATCAAGAACACCCACCAGCTGCAGCCGAAAGGCACCGTGGTGGCGTACTCGGACAACTCCTCGATCATGGAAGGCGCGGAAGTGACGCGCTTCTATCCGCGCGGCGCCGGCCACGAATACGGCGCGTCGACGGAGCTGGTGCACACCCTGATGAAGGTGGAAACCCACAACCACCCGACCGCGATTTCCCCGTTCCCTGGCGCCTCGACCGGCGCCGGCGGCGAGATCCGCGACGAGGGCGCGACCGGCCGTGGCGCCAAGCCGAAAGCCGGCCTGACCGGTTTCACCGTGTCCAACCTGATGCTGCCGGAAGCGGTGCAGGCCTGGGAGAACGCGGCCAACGTCACCGCGCCGGTCGGCAAGCGCGACGAATCCACGGTCTACGGCAAGCCTGACCGCATCGCTTCGCCGCTGCAGATCATGATCGAAGGTCCGCTCGGTGGTGCCGCCTTCTCGAATGAATTCGGCCGTCCGGTGCTGGGCGGTTACTTCCGTACCTACGAACAGAATATCGGCAAGCAGTTCGCCGGCGCGCACGACACCGTGTTCGGCTACCACAAGCCGATCATGATCGCCGGCGGCATCGGCAATATCTCGGCCAAGCACACCCACAAGAACGACATCCCGGTCGGCAGCCTGCTGGTGCAGCTGGGCGGCCCGGGCATGCGCATCGGCATGGGCGGCTCGGCCGCGTCCTCGATGGCGACCGGCACCAATACCGCCGACCTGGACTTCGACTCCGTCCAGCGCGGCAATCCGGAAATGGAACGCCGCGCCCAGGAAGTGATCAACGGCTGCTGGCAGCTGGCCGACGCCAATCCGATCATCTCGATCCACGACGTGGGCGCAGGCGGCCTGTCCAACGCCTTCCCGGAAATCACCAACGACGCCAAGCGCGGCGCCATCTTCGACCTGCGCAAAGTGCCGCTGGAAGAAAGCGGCATGGCGCCGAAGGAAATCTGGAGCAACGAATCGCAGGAACGCTATGTGCTGGCGATTGCGCCGCAAGACCTGCCGCAGTTCCAGGCGCTGTGCGAACGCGAGCGCTGCCCGTTTGCGGTGGTGGGCGTGGCGACCGAAGAGCGCCAGCTGAAACTGGTGGACCATGAACTGGGCAATTCGCCGGTCGATATGCCGATGGACGTCCTGCTCGGCAAACCGCCCAAGATGCAGCGCGATGTGCACCATGTGAAGAACGACTTCCCGGCCATCGATCTGACCGGCCTGGAGCTGGACGAAGCGGCCAAGCGCGTGCTGCTGCTGCCGACCGTGGGCGACAAGTCCTTCCTGATCACCATCGGCGACCGCAGCGTGGGCGCCATGTCGGTGCGCGACCAGATGGTCGGTCCATGGCAGGTGCCGGTGGCCGATTGCGCCGTCACCGCCATGAGCTATGAAGGCTATGTGGGCGAGGCGATGGCCATGGGCGAACGCACGCCGCTGGCCGTGATCGACGCGCCAGCCTCCGGCCGCATGGCCGTGGGCGAAACGATTACCAACCTGGCCGCCGCGCCGATCGAAGACATCTCCTGCATCAAGCTGTCCGCCAACTGGATGGCCGCCTGCGGCCAGCCGGGCCAGGATGCCGCCCTGTTCGACACCGTGAAAGCGGTCGGCATGGACCTGTGCCCGGCGCTGGGCATTAGCATCCCGGTCGGCAAGGATTCGCTGTCCATGCGCACCACCTGGAAGGACGAAGGCGAGGACAAGGCCGTGGTGTCGCCGGTGTCGCTGATCGTTTCCGGCTTCTCGCCGGTGTACGACGTGCGCAAGTCGCTGACCCCGCAGATCCGCACCGATCTGGGCGAAACCGCGATCATCCTGATTGACCTGGGCCGCGGCAAGAACCGCATGGGCGCCTCGGCGCTGGCGCAGGTGATCGGCCAGCTCGGCAACGACGTGCCGGACGTGGACAGCGCGGAAGACCTGAAAGCCTTCTTCGCCGCCATCCAGCAACTGAACAAGGACGGCAAGCTGCTGGCCTACCACGACCGTTCGGATGGCGGCCTGTACGCCACGCTGACGGAAATGGCCTTCGCCGGCCGCGCCGGCCTGTCCATCAATCTGGACATGCTGACCTTGGAAGGCGAACACGCCGCCGATTGGGGCGACGCCAAGAACTGGGCCGGCCAGGTGGCCGAGCGCCGCAACGAGCTGACCCTGCGCGCCCTGTTCAGCGAAGAGCTGGGCGCCGTGATCCAGGTGCGCGCCGAAGAGAAGTCGCAGGTGATGGACGTGCTGCGCAGCTTCAACCTGGGCGCCTGCAGCCATATCATCGGCAAGCCGAACGAGCGTGGCGTGATCGAATTCACGCGCGACGCCAAAACCATCTACAGCCAGCCGCGTTCCGCGCTGCACCGCCTGTGGAGCGAAACCAGCTGGCGCATTTCGCGCCTGCGCGAGAACCCGGCCTGCGCCGACCAGGAATACGACCGTCTGCTGGACGAAAGCGATCCAGGCATCACGCCGAAGATCACTTTCGACCTGAACGAAGACGTGGCCGCACCCTTCCTGGCCAGCGGCGTGCGTCCGCGCGTCGCCATCCTGCGCGAGCAGGGCGTCAACTCGCATATCGAAACCGCCTGGGTCATGCACCAGGCAGGCTTCGCGGCGGTGGACGTGCATATGAGCGACCTGATTGCCGGCCGCGTCAAGCTGGACGACTTCCAGGGCATCATCGCCGTCGGTGGCTTCTCGTATGGCGACGTGCTGGGTGCGGGCGAGGGCTGGGCCAAGTCCATCCTGTTCAACCCGGCCCTGGCCGAGCAGTTCGCGCGCTTCTTCCAGCGTCCCGACAGCTTCGGCCTCGGCGTCTGCAACGGCTGCCAGATGATGAGCAATCTGAAGTCCATCATCCCGGGCGCCCATGCCTGGCCGAAGTTCACCACCAACAAGTCGGAGAAATTCGAGGCGCGCTTCTCCATGGTCGAAGTGCTGGACTCGCCGTCCATCTTCTTCCAGGGCATGGCCGGCACCCAGAGCGCCATCGCCATCGCCCACGGCGAAGGCTATGCGGACTTCAGCCAGACCGGCAATATCGGCGAGGCTATCGGCGCGCTGCGCTTCATCGACAACAAGGGCGCGGCGACCGACGCCTACCCGTACAATCCGAACGGCTCGCCGCAAGGCCTGACCTCGGTGACCACGGCCGATGGCCGCTTCACCGTGATGATGCCGCACGCCGAGCGCGTCTTCCGCACGGTGCAGCAATCCTGGCATCCAGACAGCTGGGGCGAGCATTCCCCATGGATGCGCATGTTCCGCAACGCCCGCAAGTTCGTGGGCTAA
- a CDS encoding VOC family protein, translated as MPSISHKIQPCLWFDDQAEPAARYYTGIFPSSSISSISLYTEAGQEIHGRPPGSVMVVAFELAGCRFTALNGGPVFKFNEAVSLIINCDNQDEIDYYWHHLGEGGDPAAQQCGWLKDKYGLSWQIVPSVISDMMRDTESGKAQRVMTTLLKMRKIDFAELQRAYRG; from the coding sequence ATGCCAAGTATTTCCCACAAGATTCAACCCTGCCTGTGGTTCGACGACCAGGCGGAACCGGCAGCGCGCTATTACACCGGCATTTTCCCCAGCTCCAGCATTTCCAGCATCAGCCTGTACACCGAGGCCGGGCAGGAAATCCATGGCCGTCCACCCGGTTCGGTCATGGTGGTGGCGTTCGAACTCGCGGGCTGCCGTTTCACCGCCTTGAACGGCGGGCCGGTCTTCAAGTTCAATGAAGCCGTCTCTCTCATCATCAATTGCGATAACCAGGATGAAATCGATTACTACTGGCATCATCTGGGCGAAGGCGGCGATCCGGCGGCCCAGCAATGTGGCTGGCTCAAGGACAAATACGGGCTGTCATGGCAGATCGTGCCTTCCGTAATAAGTGACATGATGCGCGATACCGAGTCCGGCAAGGCCCAGCGCGTCATGACGACCTTGCTGAAAATGCGGAAGATCGATTTTGCCGAACTGCAGCGGGCTTACCGGGGCTAG
- a CDS encoding DoxX family protein: MHFSFSLVLLRVAVAIMFMAHAGVRVLNGTIPRFAGFLETLGFPFGLTIVWAITLFELAGGLLLIADIARKWVVSGLLFIAGMGIVLIHFQNGWFVGEHGTGGMEYSVLLMVSLLVIANMPQASRVPGLGTATLPAGPKTDDSPVA; encoded by the coding sequence ATGCACTTTTCCTTTTCCCTGGTGCTGCTGCGTGTCGCGGTCGCCATCATGTTTATGGCGCATGCCGGGGTGCGCGTCCTGAACGGCACGATTCCGCGTTTCGCCGGCTTTCTGGAAACACTGGGCTTCCCTTTCGGCTTAACGATTGTCTGGGCGATTACTTTGTTCGAACTGGCTGGCGGGCTGCTGCTGATCGCGGATATCGCCAGAAAATGGGTGGTGAGCGGTCTGCTCTTCATTGCCGGCATGGGAATCGTGCTGATCCACTTCCAGAACGGCTGGTTTGTCGGTGAACATGGCACCGGTGGCATGGAGTACAGCGTGCTGCTGATGGTGTCCTTGCTGGTGATCGCGAATATGCCGCAGGCATCGCGCGTGCCAGGCCTTGGCACGGCAACGCTGCCGGCCGGCCCCAAAACGGACGATAGCCCCGTGGCCTAG
- a CDS encoding glycosyltransferase: protein MSNSAGAAARRLKLLQLVPEPLPTFRADVATLFGKYLPRYGVDCHVVGSASAAPLGEHGFASARRPAHGGGRLQRELNFLRLCARSLFQARRGEYDVIQVRDMVSIGLLGSLAARLKGSRFAYWMSYPMCEGRIERARRELKAGGGLRFRFVLLKGLVEQFLLNRIVLPSADHIFVQSDAMLAKLASEGVPAHKMTPVPMGVDSDAVAARPQARRPEGWEERPLLAYLGTLDHSRDMNRVLDALQLVRRTVPDAVLLLIGDSPAPRDVPRLLEHAASLGLSEAVRITGWLPSAEAWSLLTSADAAISYIPRGTLYDVSSPTKLLEYLALQVPCVGNDNPDQQKVLSESGAGWLTESSPAALATAICAIFGDKTAARLRAQAGPAYIDAHRSYRVIAEQTAQSYFAICAPALAPAAAGKNS from the coding sequence ATGAGCAATTCCGCTGGCGCCGCTGCGCGACGCCTGAAACTCCTGCAACTGGTTCCCGAACCCCTGCCCACCTTCCGCGCCGACGTCGCCACCCTGTTCGGCAAATATCTGCCGCGTTACGGCGTGGACTGCCATGTGGTGGGTTCGGCCTCTGCCGCGCCCTTGGGCGAACATGGCTTTGCCTCGGCGCGCCGGCCGGCGCATGGCGGCGGGCGGCTGCAGCGTGAACTGAATTTCCTGCGCCTGTGCGCGCGCAGCCTGTTCCAAGCCCGCCGCGGCGAATACGATGTGATCCAGGTGCGCGACATGGTGTCGATCGGCCTGCTTGGCAGCCTGGCGGCGCGCCTGAAGGGCAGCCGCTTCGCCTATTGGATGTCCTATCCCATGTGCGAAGGCCGCATTGAAAGGGCGCGCCGCGAATTGAAGGCCGGCGGCGGCCTGCGCTTCCGCTTCGTGCTGCTCAAGGGCCTGGTCGAACAATTCCTGCTGAACCGCATCGTCCTGCCGAGCGCCGACCACATCTTTGTGCAAAGCGACGCCATGCTGGCCAAGCTGGCATCGGAAGGGGTGCCCGCGCATAAGATGACCCCGGTGCCAATGGGTGTCGACAGCGATGCCGTCGCCGCCAGGCCCCAGGCGCGCCGTCCGGAAGGTTGGGAAGAGCGCCCTTTGCTGGCCTATCTCGGCACGCTTGACCACTCGCGCGATATGAACCGGGTCCTGGATGCCCTGCAGCTGGTGCGCCGGACGGTGCCCGATGCCGTCCTGCTGCTGATCGGCGACTCGCCGGCGCCGCGCGATGTGCCGCGCCTGCTGGAGCACGCCGCCTCGCTCGGTTTGAGCGAGGCGGTACGCATCACCGGCTGGCTGCCCAGCGCGGAAGCCTGGTCCCTGCTCACCAGCGCCGATGCCGCCATTTCTTATATTCCGCGCGGCACCCTGTACGACGTCAGCTCGCCGACCAAGCTGCTGGAATACCTGGCCCTGCAGGTGCCATGCGTGGGCAACGATAATCCTGACCAGCAAAAAGTCTTGAGCGAATCGGGCGCCGGCTGGCTGACCGAGAGTTCTCCCGCCGCCCTGGCAACGGCCATCTGCGCGATTTTTGGCGACAAGACGGCGGCGCGCCTGCGCGCCCAGGCCGGCCCGGCCTATATCGACGCCCACCGCAGCTACCGCGTCATCGCCGAGCAGACTGCGCAAAGCTATTTCGCCATTTGCGCACCAGCCCTGGCGCCAGCGGCCGCGGGTAAAAACAGCTGA